One segment of Rhizobium sp. NXC14 DNA contains the following:
- a CDS encoding amino acid synthesis family protein has product MAIQIRKTGLLIETTLIEGGKAAAVPLKLFSAYAVVKNPWAGQGFVEDLKPKIHAGAPVLGELLTKMIVDAVGSGEAVEAYGKSAVVGLDGEIEHASALIHTLRFGNFYRHAVGAKSYLAFCNTRGPANAPIMIPLMDKNDEGRRSHYLTIQTSIPDAPAADEIVVALGASVGGRPHHRIGDRYQDLKDLGQDVTNPAGV; this is encoded by the coding sequence GTGGCCATTCAAATTCGCAAGACGGGACTGCTGATCGAAACGACGCTAATCGAAGGCGGCAAGGCCGCGGCCGTGCCGCTGAAGCTGTTCTCCGCCTATGCTGTCGTGAAGAACCCCTGGGCAGGGCAGGGCTTCGTCGAAGACCTCAAGCCCAAAATTCATGCGGGCGCGCCGGTGCTTGGCGAGTTGCTCACCAAGATGATCGTCGATGCCGTCGGGTCGGGCGAGGCTGTCGAAGCCTATGGAAAATCCGCCGTTGTCGGCCTGGACGGCGAGATCGAACACGCGTCCGCGCTCATTCACACGCTGCGCTTCGGCAACTTCTATCGCCATGCCGTCGGTGCCAAATCCTATCTCGCCTTCTGTAACACACGCGGCCCTGCCAATGCGCCGATCATGATCCCGCTGATGGACAAGAATGACGAAGGCCGCCGCTCGCACTATCTGACCATCCAGACCTCGATCCCCGACGCGCCTGCTGCCGACGAGATCGTCGTGGCTCTCGGCGCTTCGGTCGGCGGACGTCCGCATCACCGCATTGGCGACCGTTACCAGGATCTGAAAGACCTGGGGCAGGACGTCACCAATCCTGCGGGCGTTTGA